The following nucleotide sequence is from Nitrospirota bacterium.
TATTTTTCACACCAGAAACTCTGGCATCTGTCTATCATAATTTTCGCCTGAGCGCTGAGCGCGAAGAAGAATACCGGAGAAGCAAGTATAATCCTGTCGGCAGCGCGTATCGCGTCATGTACCTGGTCCATTTCATCACGGATGATACAAGTCCCCGAGTCTTCACATCCTCCGCAATCCTGACACGGGCTGATATTAATTGAATTAAGATTAAATATCTGAACAGCGCGGCCGGCCTGTTCAATTCCTTTTACCGCCTCATTCAAAAGCAGCTCTGTATTTCCGCCCTTACGGGGGCTTCCGTTAAACGCAATTATTTTCATTTCATTATTGTAACAAAGAGAGAAAATTTAAAGGAGGGAATTGCGATAAAACGATTTTGGAAGCTACTTCGATTTCTCGACAACCTTTACGAAGACATCGACCAGGTGGGGGTCAAATTGTTTTCCGGCG
It contains:
- a CDS encoding flavodoxin family protein translates to MKIIAFNGSPRKGGNTELLLNEAVKGIEQAGRAVQIFNLNSINISPCQDCGGCEDSGTCIIRDEMDQVHDAIRAADRIILASPVFFFALSAQAKIMIDRCQSFWCEKYLLKRPIQSGEFGRKGLLLLVGGMKKEIGIQCAEACAMAFFRTVNVPEHSTLHFLGIDKKGEILHHPTALTEAYEAGKKLVSA